In Trueperaceae bacterium, a genomic segment contains:
- a CDS encoding amino acid ABC transporter permease: MQMIPSRPPPPGERGLPAWARRNLFSGPVNTVTSLAVGSLLLLAAWSLLGWVTGGASWQPLWNNLKLLAVYRYPADLLWRPVLAAATLLMLTGLTAGLARHAGKGRIAGGVFWWFTGLALLLTAIAIPFWESVRLAWVAASALALGGYAAGRLAPGLVRIQTWAWAVGLPVAVILVYGLGGDGPMQVVRTVEWGGFLLTLVLASVGITVAFPLGILLALGRQSHLPAIRGVSVAYIELIRGAPLITWLFIASLMVPLLLDVSPDSIPALTRAMVAVTLFASAYMAENVRGGLQSIPSGQREAARALGLSGWQTTRLIVLPQALRAVIPAIVGQAIGLFKDTSLVFIVGLFDFFEIGRRVIPSQPESLLYPGGVLLEISLFMAVVYWFFT, translated from the coding sequence ATGCAGATGATCCCCTCCCGCCCCCCACCCCCCGGCGAACGCGGCCTGCCCGCATGGGCGCGCCGCAACCTGTTCTCCGGACCCGTCAACACGGTCACCTCCCTCGCCGTCGGCAGCCTCCTGCTGCTCGCGGCCTGGAGCCTGCTCGGGTGGGTGACCGGGGGAGCGTCCTGGCAGCCGCTGTGGAACAACCTGAAGCTCCTCGCGGTCTACCGCTACCCCGCCGACCTCCTGTGGCGCCCGGTGCTCGCGGCCGCTACGCTCCTGATGCTCACGGGCCTCACCGCCGGCCTCGCGCGGCACGCAGGCAAGGGCCGCATCGCCGGCGGCGTGTTCTGGTGGTTCACCGGCCTCGCACTTCTCCTAACCGCCATCGCGATCCCGTTCTGGGAGTCGGTGCGGCTCGCGTGGGTCGCCGCGAGCGCCCTGGCGCTCGGCGGGTACGCCGCCGGCCGCCTCGCCCCCGGCCTCGTGCGCATCCAGACGTGGGCGTGGGCGGTCGGCCTCCCCGTCGCCGTGATCCTCGTCTACGGGCTCGGCGGGGACGGCCCGATGCAGGTCGTGCGGACCGTTGAGTGGGGCGGCTTCCTGCTCACGCTCGTCCTCGCGAGCGTCGGCATCACCGTCGCCTTCCCCCTCGGGATCCTCCTCGCGCTGGGCCGACAGAGCCACCTCCCTGCCATCCGGGGCGTCAGCGTCGCCTACATCGAACTGATCCGCGGGGCCCCCCTCATCACCTGGCTGTTCATCGCCAGCCTCATGGTGCCCCTCCTCCTCGACGTCAGCCCCGACTCCATCCCCGCCCTGACGCGCGCGATGGTGGCGGTCACGCTGTTCGCGTCGGCGTACATGGCGGAGAACGTCCGCGGGGGCCTGCAGTCCATCCCGAGCGGGCAACGCGAAGCCGCCCGCGCGCTCGGCCTGTCGGGATGGCAGACCACCCGCCTGATCGTCCTCCCGCAGGCGCTTCGCGCCGTGATCCCCGCCATCGTCGGGCAGGCCATCGGCCTGTTCAAGGACACGTCGCTCGTGTTCATCGTCGGGCTCTTCGACTTCTTCGAGATCGGTCGGCGGGTCATCCCCAGCCAACCGGAGTCGCTGCTGTATCCTGGAGGCGTCCTGCTCGAGATCTCGCTCTTCATGGCGGTCGTGTACTGGTTCTTCACCT